The following are from one region of the Rosistilla carotiformis genome:
- the floA gene encoding flotillin-like protein FloA (flotillin-like protein involved in membrane lipid rafts), with translation MFLGFVVFCMFFGLIAAFFGLRYGKLWFQAWMSGADVSITSLLRMHFCKVHASTIVTAKVMAAQAGLDISPRSGISTRRLEAHYLAGGNVMNIINAIIAAHRANIPLVFDQAAAIDLAGRDVLDAVRTSVYPKVIDCPDPKRSGKTTLSAISMDGVELRVRARVTVRTNLEQLIGGATEETIIARVGESIISSLGSSKSHSMVLENPDLITRAVLSRGLDAHTAFEIVSIDIADIDVGENIGARLQADQAEADTRVARANAERRRAEAVAVEQENKAKVAENRARLVLSEAEVPQAMAEAFRGGRINVNESNGRV, from the coding sequence TTGTTCCTCGGTTTCGTCGTCTTTTGCATGTTCTTCGGTCTAATCGCCGCCTTTTTTGGGTTGCGGTACGGCAAGCTGTGGTTCCAGGCGTGGATGAGTGGTGCCGACGTCAGCATCACCTCGCTGTTGCGGATGCATTTCTGCAAGGTCCATGCATCGACAATTGTTACCGCCAAGGTGATGGCAGCTCAGGCAGGCCTCGATATCAGCCCTCGCAGCGGCATCAGCACCCGTCGTTTGGAGGCACATTATCTGGCCGGCGGCAATGTGATGAACATCATCAATGCGATCATCGCCGCTCACCGGGCGAACATCCCGTTGGTCTTCGATCAAGCGGCGGCAATCGACTTGGCCGGCCGTGACGTCTTGGATGCGGTTCGCACCAGCGTCTACCCGAAGGTTATCGATTGCCCCGATCCCAAGCGCAGTGGCAAGACCACCCTGAGTGCGATCTCGATGGACGGGGTCGAATTGCGAGTTCGAGCGCGCGTCACCGTCCGGACCAATCTGGAACAGTTGATCGGCGGTGCGACCGAAGAGACGATCATCGCGCGGGTGGGCGAAAGCATCATCAGTTCGTTGGGATCGTCCAAGTCGCACTCGATGGTTTTGGAGAATCCCGATCTGATCACACGGGCTGTGCTCAGCCGTGGTCTCGACGCGCACACCGCGTTCGAAATCGTCTCGATCGATATCGCCGACATCGACGTCGGCGAGAACATCGGCGCTCGCTTGCAGGCCGATCAGGCGGAAGCCGACACGCGTGTGGCGCGTGCTAACGCGGAACGTCGCCGCGCCGAGGCGGTAGCGGTCGAGCAGGAGAACAAGGCGAAGGTCGCCGAAAATCGTGCCCGCTTGGTCCTCTCCGAAGCCGAAGTGCCGCAGGCGATGGCCGAAGCGTTCCGCGGTGGCCGGATCAACGTCA
- a CDS encoding alkaline phosphatase family protein, whose translation MPSRAVVLSVDGLAPASLQPYGCSWQPTPNLNQLAAKSLVFERCYADSLDPIESLGALLSGTHAAQGPKTAEPLYQSGAVLVVDDSRIADLPLAKQFENQVVVPYAIPATPREEVEQTALAQLFASGIDAINDPDCRLCWLHASSLPRCWDVPRALCHADDEMMLPEQTTPPELCQHDALEPDEMLAWMAVYGGQVRLLDILIGIVADAIESSPECEETLLIVIGTSGMALGENDRFGFANGDHRSVSSHVPLIVRIPRQDPLRSLRICQPWEVAPTLRGWLEQGPTGLLHDATPIGWTDAQAATNWALTVDSHGAVASFQTPWWNLCRSGTDFGLFRKPDDRFDSNDIASRVPDMVDLLRQQAEQAMESLKQSTPRHALTRGVMTGQW comes from the coding sequence ATGCCCTCACGCGCCGTCGTCCTCTCCGTCGATGGGCTTGCCCCGGCCAGCCTGCAACCCTACGGCTGCTCCTGGCAACCGACTCCCAACTTGAATCAACTGGCCGCAAAGTCGCTCGTCTTTGAACGCTGCTACGCCGACTCGCTCGACCCGATCGAATCGCTAGGCGCATTGCTTTCCGGAACGCACGCCGCCCAGGGGCCTAAGACCGCCGAACCGCTTTACCAATCGGGAGCCGTCCTGGTCGTCGACGATTCCCGGATCGCCGACCTGCCGCTGGCCAAGCAGTTCGAAAACCAAGTCGTCGTCCCCTACGCAATCCCCGCGACGCCGCGAGAAGAAGTCGAACAGACTGCGTTGGCACAGCTGTTTGCCTCCGGCATCGATGCGATCAACGATCCCGACTGTCGACTCTGTTGGCTGCATGCTTCCAGTTTGCCCCGGTGCTGGGATGTGCCACGTGCGTTGTGCCATGCCGACGATGAGATGATGCTGCCAGAGCAGACGACGCCACCGGAACTTTGCCAACACGACGCGCTGGAACCCGACGAGATGTTGGCGTGGATGGCGGTTTACGGTGGGCAAGTGCGTTTGCTAGATATCCTGATCGGCATCGTCGCCGACGCGATCGAATCCAGCCCCGAATGCGAAGAAACCTTGCTGATCGTGATCGGTACCAGCGGCATGGCACTCGGGGAGAATGATCGCTTTGGTTTTGCCAACGGGGACCACCGCAGCGTTTCTTCACACGTCCCCTTGATCGTTCGCATCCCCCGCCAAGATCCATTGCGTTCGTTGCGGATCTGCCAGCCGTGGGAAGTCGCCCCCACGCTTCGTGGGTGGCTGGAGCAGGGCCCGACCGGCTTGCTGCACGATGCCACTCCGATCGGTTGGACCGATGCTCAAGCGGCTACCAACTGGGCACTTACCGTCGATTCCCACGGTGCCGTCGCAAGCTTCCAAACTCCGTGGTGGAACCTCTGCCGCTCCGGGACCGACTTCGGGCTGTTCCGCAAACCGGACGACCGTTTTGATAGCAATGACATCGCCTCCCGCGTTCCCGACATGGTGGATCTGCTGAGACAGCAGGCAGAACAGGCGATGGAATCGCTGAAGCAGTCAACCCCGCGACATGCATTGACCCGCGGTGTGATGACCGGCCAGTGGTAG
- a CDS encoding BBP7 family outer membrane beta-barrel protein, which translates to MNSTILKQAARLLQTSLLAMLLVNPLLAADERVVFATHEPFADDAAIDVVDYNETERFESQLFGSGCDLCGETSCGCEGTIGCDSLIGPTCGTDGWNAGNAAGCGNLWLQAEYLMWWSAGMPTPALLARASEQNPEIGTPLVGGSAGDLLEGMRSGLRVRGGTWLDNCQTVGIEFEYLFLDTINEFHSVGDDGTAGSTVYTRPFFNVLTNQPDAELVSFPGVLRGTASVQAEGDFQSAGVRLVWNQCQQCCEDCGPCSPIINKSRFDLLVGYRYASLDENLLIREDLQEVTPPETTFDIFDQFTTTNRFNGGELGVRWQEQYRRLSLEMLGKVAFGNNRQTVQISGRTVATDGIDVVDAPGGLLAQTSNIGTYTRNRFALIPELGATVGYAFRPNWRATLGYSIIYWDRVVRPGDQIDTSVNPNLLPPATNTATEPLRPEFQWQENGFWTQGISFGLAYNR; encoded by the coding sequence TTGAATAGCACAATCCTAAAGCAGGCCGCGCGCCTATTGCAGACGTCGCTACTGGCGATGCTTCTAGTCAACCCGTTGCTTGCAGCGGATGAGCGAGTCGTCTTTGCGACGCACGAACCGTTTGCCGATGACGCGGCGATCGACGTGGTCGATTACAACGAAACCGAACGCTTCGAGTCTCAACTGTTTGGCTCCGGCTGCGATCTCTGCGGCGAGACCTCATGTGGCTGCGAAGGCACGATCGGATGTGACAGCCTGATTGGCCCGACGTGCGGCACCGATGGTTGGAATGCGGGCAACGCGGCGGGCTGCGGAAACCTTTGGTTACAGGCAGAGTATTTGATGTGGTGGTCGGCGGGCATGCCAACACCTGCTCTGCTGGCCCGGGCGAGCGAACAGAACCCAGAAATCGGCACCCCGTTGGTTGGCGGATCGGCTGGCGATTTGCTGGAAGGAATGCGTTCGGGATTGCGAGTCCGCGGTGGCACCTGGTTGGACAACTGCCAAACCGTGGGGATCGAATTCGAGTACCTGTTCCTCGACACGATCAACGAATTCCACAGCGTGGGTGACGACGGCACAGCGGGCTCCACCGTTTACACCCGCCCGTTTTTCAACGTCCTGACGAATCAGCCCGATGCCGAACTGGTCTCCTTCCCCGGCGTGCTTCGCGGCACCGCCAGCGTTCAAGCCGAAGGGGACTTCCAATCGGCCGGAGTACGCTTGGTTTGGAATCAGTGCCAGCAATGCTGCGAAGATTGTGGCCCCTGCAGTCCGATCATCAACAAGTCTCGTTTCGATCTGTTGGTCGGATACCGCTACGCCTCGCTGGACGAAAACCTGCTGATCCGCGAGGACTTGCAAGAGGTGACGCCGCCGGAAACAACGTTCGACATCTTCGATCAATTCACCACGACCAACCGCTTTAACGGTGGCGAACTGGGCGTTCGCTGGCAGGAGCAATACCGACGCCTCAGCCTGGAAATGCTGGGCAAAGTTGCTTTCGGCAACAATCGCCAAACCGTTCAAATCTCCGGCCGCACCGTGGCGACCGACGGCATCGATGTCGTCGATGCCCCTGGCGGCCTGCTAGCCCAAACGTCGAACATCGGCACCTACACACGGAACCGATTCGCATTGATTCCCGAACTGGGAGCCACGGTCGGATACGCCTTCCGTCCCAATTGGCGAGCCACCCTCGGATATTCGATCATCTACTGGGACCGCGTCGTCCGTCCGGGCGACCAGATCGATACCTCCGTCAACCCGAACCTACTGCCACCAGCGACCAACACAGCGACCGAACCGCTGCGTCCGGAGTTCCAGTGGCAAGAGAACGGTTTCTGGACCCAAGGCATCAGCTTCGGCCTAGCGTACAACCGTTAA